One region of Thunnus thynnus chromosome 14, fThuThy2.1, whole genome shotgun sequence genomic DNA includes:
- the LOC137196783 gene encoding transmembrane protein 121, which translates to MVPPPPTNKPHVCLSTILIMSSMALIDAYLVEQNHGPRKIGICIMVMVGDICFLIVLRYVAVWVGAEVRTAKRGYAMILWFLYIFVLEIKVYFVYQNYKADRKSLDALARKALTLLLSICIPVLFVVLVAIDHMEYVRAFKKREEIRNRLFWVVVDLLDILDIQANLWEPQKKGLPLWAEGLMFFYCYILLLVLPCVSLSEISMQGINIVPHKMLLYPILSLVTINIITLFIRGGNMILYRDARVSGILIGKNILAIILKTCSFVQYRRQLQNAPPAFGVELQKNSVAHARPAPTPPQVVVMQDQTPLPEVTTCEHT; encoded by the coding sequence ATGGTACCCCCACCTCCCACCAACAAGCCCCACGTGTGCCTGTCCACCATCCTGATCATGAGCAGCATGGCTCTGATTGATGCCTACCTGGTGGAGCAGAACCACGGCCCCCGTAAGATAGGCATCTGCATCATGGTGATGGTGGGAGACATCTGCTTTCTAATTGTATTGCGTTATGTGGCAGTGTGGGTGGGCGCAGAGGTGCGAACAGCCAAGCGAGGCTACGCCATGATCCTCTGGTTCCTTTACATCTTTGTGCTGGAGATCAAGGTCTACTTTGTGTATCAAAACTACAAGGCGGACAGGAAGAGCCTGGACGCTCTCGCCAGGAAGGCGCTAACGTTGCTGCTCTCCATTTGCATCCCAGTGCTGTTTGTGGTGCTGGTGGCCATCGACCACATGGAGTACGTCCGCGCCTTCAAGAAGCGTGAGGAGATCCGTAACCGTCTCTTCTGGGTGGTGGTGGACTTGCTGGACATACTGGACATCCAAGCCAACCTGTGGGAGCCCCAGAAGAAGGGACTACCTCTCTGGGCCGAAGGCCTGATGTTCTTCTACTGCTACATCCTGCTGCTCGTTCTGCCCTGCGTGTCCTTGAGCGAAATCAGCATGCAGGGCATCAACATCGTGCCCCACAAGATGCTCCTGTACCCCATCCTCAGCCTGGTGACCATCAACATCATCACCCTCTTCATCCGCGGGGGGAACATGATTCTGTATAGGGACGCCAGGGTCTCCGGGATCCTGATAGGAAAGAACATCCTAGCCATCATCCTAAAGACCTGCAGCTTTGTGCAGTACAGGAGACAGTTGCAGAATGCTCCCCCTGCCTTTGGGGTCGAGCTGCAGAAAAACTCGGTGGCCCACGCTCGCCCtgcccccacccctccccaAGTGGTGGTCATGCAGGATCAGACGCCCCTCCCCGAGGTGACAACGTGTGAGCACACATGA